From Rhodococcus sp. B7740, one genomic window encodes:
- a CDS encoding MFS transporter yields MTVGSPRDTRSTPDISSRKKSLFASTIGNVLEWYEWSAYAVFAPFIAAAMFSQSDPVSALLSTLAVFAVGFLMRPLGGIVFGRIADKKGRKFVLVTTMLMMAAGSLLIGIMPTYGAIGAWASVLLLLARVMQGFAHGGESATAYSYVGEIAPPNRRGMWGSVAFVAIFGGSALAYTVGGVITSTLSESAVGQWGWRIPFLLGALLALFALYLRKNMDESDVFDSEQNKVKQAPIARKTVVKAIVLMIGMTSGITAAHYTWTSYVSTFAITQRGMNPDTAYWMLVIAQLIALVSLPFFGRLSDSIGRRPMLAAFAVLMFVLQIPLTMMISTQWWTLLLPSTVALLVIAVPASILSSTLSESFPTRLRTQAIGFAYSFSVAVFGGTAPYLNQLFLGLDLGWVFGVYIMFLAAMTGVACFFMKETKGIRLEDV; encoded by the coding sequence ATGACCGTCGGATCACCCCGCGACACCCGCTCGACACCGGACATCTCCTCGCGGAAGAAGTCGTTGTTCGCCAGCACGATCGGCAACGTACTCGAATGGTACGAGTGGAGCGCCTACGCAGTGTTCGCGCCGTTCATCGCCGCGGCGATGTTCAGCCAGAGCGATCCGGTCTCGGCCCTGCTGTCGACGTTGGCGGTGTTCGCCGTCGGATTCCTGATGCGGCCGCTCGGCGGCATCGTGTTCGGCCGGATCGCAGACAAGAAGGGGCGCAAGTTCGTTCTCGTCACCACCATGCTGATGATGGCAGCCGGAAGCCTGCTGATCGGCATCATGCCCACTTACGGAGCGATCGGGGCCTGGGCATCGGTACTGCTGCTGCTCGCCCGCGTCATGCAGGGTTTCGCGCACGGCGGCGAGTCGGCGACGGCCTACTCCTACGTCGGCGAGATCGCGCCACCGAACCGTCGAGGCATGTGGGGAAGCGTCGCGTTCGTCGCGATCTTCGGTGGCTCGGCACTGGCATACACGGTCGGTGGCGTCATCACCTCGACCCTGTCCGAATCTGCTGTCGGTCAATGGGGTTGGCGCATCCCGTTCCTGCTGGGTGCACTCCTGGCGCTGTTCGCTCTGTACCTGCGCAAGAACATGGACGAGAGCGACGTCTTCGATTCGGAACAGAACAAGGTGAAGCAGGCCCCGATCGCACGCAAGACCGTCGTGAAGGCGATCGTGTTGATGATCGGAATGACGTCGGGAATCACGGCGGCGCACTACACCTGGACCTCCTACGTCTCGACGTTCGCCATCACACAGCGTGGGATGAACCCCGACACCGCGTACTGGATGCTGGTCATCGCTCAGTTGATCGCGTTGGTGTCGCTGCCGTTCTTCGGTCGTCTCTCGGATTCGATCGGTCGTCGGCCGATGCTGGCCGCCTTCGCCGTGCTGATGTTCGTTCTGCAGATCCCGCTGACGATGATGATCTCGACGCAGTGGTGGACGTTGCTGCTCCCGTCGACGGTTGCACTGCTCGTCATCGCCGTTCCGGCTTCGATCCTGTCGTCGACACTGTCGGAGAGCTTTCCCACCCGACTCCGCACGCAGGCAATCGGATTCGCCTATTCGTTCTCGGTGGCGGTATTCGGCGGAACTGCGCCCTATCTCAACCAACTGTTCCTCGGCCTCGATCTGGGCTGGGTGTTCGGCGTGTACATCATGTTCCTGGCCGCGATGACCGGTGTCGCGTGCTTCTTCATGAAGGAAACCAAGGGAATTCGACTCGAAGATGTCTGA
- a CDS encoding MerR family transcriptional regulator gives MNNNGPITWGIGDVARRTGVTERTLRYYEELGLLAPDRDGGGRRRYGGGDLDRLYRIRLLRELGTPLADVDPEAMDLQHLTRQHLTDLDHRMAQLARVRERVRAVEDRLLQGAQPGDDALLDLLSGLSTDEPAVTRRTTLLVYRDIAAAHSYLVDVLGLSPGPIEYDGDRAVHGEVHAGDGVVWLHREAPEHRMVSPLTNGMVTASLAVLIDDVDTHHGRVSATGAAIDYAPTDMPYGVREYGVRDLEGHLWSFQTPISEPVAS, from the coding sequence ATGAACAACAACGGTCCGATCACCTGGGGAATCGGTGACGTCGCGCGTCGAACCGGCGTCACCGAACGTACGTTGCGGTACTACGAGGAACTGGGTTTGCTGGCCCCCGACCGAGACGGCGGGGGCAGGCGTCGGTACGGCGGGGGAGACCTCGATCGGCTGTACCGAATTCGGTTGCTCCGAGAATTGGGTACACCGCTTGCCGATGTCGATCCGGAAGCGATGGACCTCCAGCACCTGACGCGGCAGCATCTGACCGACCTGGACCATCGGATGGCACAGCTCGCCCGGGTGCGCGAACGGGTTCGGGCGGTCGAGGACCGGCTTCTGCAGGGCGCTCAGCCGGGAGACGATGCCCTGTTGGACCTGCTGTCGGGCCTGTCGACCGACGAGCCGGCGGTGACCAGGCGTACCACCTTGCTCGTCTATCGAGACATCGCGGCAGCCCATTCCTACCTCGTCGACGTTCTGGGACTCTCACCGGGACCGATCGAATACGACGGCGACCGAGCAGTCCATGGCGAGGTTCACGCCGGTGACGGTGTTGTCTGGTTGCACCGCGAGGCTCCTGAACATCGGATGGTGTCGCCCCTGACCAACGGCATGGTCACCGCCTCGCTCGCTGTCCTGATCGACGACGTGGACACCCATCATGGACGGGTGTCCGCAACCGGCGCAGCAATCGACTACGCGCCCACCGACATGCCCTACGGCGTCAGGGAGTACGGCGTTCGTGATCTCGAGGGTCACCTGTGGTCCTTCCAGACGCCGATCTCGGAACCGGTTGCGTCCTGA
- a CDS encoding class I adenylate-forming enzyme family protein, protein MPLTILDAWRARVFRSPDRPALAYFDAVLTAREVDEASDALAAAFADRGVNPGDRVGIYLQNVPHYALTFLALWKIGAVALILNPMYRNRELRHLLDDAEPVALVCDESDLGELETSLQGSTIRFFVSTSGLDLQTRNDPRVFAATTRVTPTPENDMLGLVEAYRGRVLDDTAPQPDDLALLAYTSGTTGPPKGARISHANAFATASDFGERAGTEDGDVVFAVAPLFHITGAMLDAAVALVRDCVLVFAHRFHAGVTLDAFVEHRVTYTIGSITVFNAISESPGADRRHFASVKALYSGGAPIPPATVSAFEAKFGCYIHNAYGMTETTAGVIAVPPGLRAPVDASSGSLSVGLPLPRVRLRTLDPTGLPTETGVAGELEVSGPQVVSGYWQNPEASASTMPEGRLHTGDVAIIDEQGWVYLVDRLKDQINVSGYKVWPREVEDALYEHPMVFEAAVVGRPDTYQGESVVAYVSVRSGPAVTTDELMAFARDRLAAYKRPKEIHIIDELPKTQTGKIRRAALKPVSAQTHSSESGTP, encoded by the coding sequence ATGCCCCTCACCATCCTCGATGCCTGGCGCGCCCGGGTGTTTCGGTCGCCCGACCGGCCTGCATTGGCGTACTTCGATGCCGTTCTCACCGCCCGCGAGGTCGACGAGGCCTCCGACGCTCTCGCTGCCGCGTTCGCGGACCGCGGAGTGAATCCCGGCGACCGCGTCGGCATCTACCTGCAGAACGTTCCGCACTACGCACTGACGTTCTTGGCGCTATGGAAGATCGGTGCCGTAGCTCTGATCCTGAATCCGATGTACCGCAATCGAGAACTGCGACACCTGCTCGACGACGCGGAGCCCGTAGCGCTCGTGTGCGACGAGTCCGATCTCGGCGAACTCGAAACTTCGTTGCAAGGCAGTACGATTCGGTTCTTCGTGAGCACCAGCGGACTGGATCTGCAGACTCGCAACGATCCGCGAGTGTTCGCCGCGACGACGCGGGTCACGCCCACACCCGAGAACGACATGCTCGGCCTCGTCGAGGCCTACCGCGGTCGAGTGCTGGACGACACCGCACCGCAGCCGGACGATCTTGCGCTGTTGGCATACACCTCCGGAACCACGGGGCCGCCCAAGGGGGCTCGGATCTCGCACGCCAACGCGTTCGCGACGGCCTCGGACTTCGGTGAGCGTGCGGGTACGGAGGACGGTGACGTCGTCTTCGCCGTCGCGCCGCTGTTCCACATCACCGGGGCCATGCTCGATGCTGCTGTGGCTCTGGTGCGCGACTGCGTGCTCGTGTTCGCTCACCGCTTCCACGCAGGCGTCACACTGGACGCTTTCGTCGAGCATCGAGTCACCTACACCATCGGATCCATCACCGTGTTCAACGCGATCTCCGAGAGCCCCGGCGCGGACCGCAGACATTTCGCCTCCGTCAAGGCGCTGTACTCCGGCGGCGCACCCATTCCGCCGGCCACCGTCTCGGCGTTCGAGGCGAAGTTCGGGTGCTACATCCACAACGCGTACGGAATGACCGAGACCACCGCAGGCGTGATCGCGGTACCGCCAGGACTCCGGGCACCGGTGGACGCGTCGAGTGGATCGTTGTCCGTCGGACTGCCTCTCCCTCGCGTGCGGTTGCGCACACTCGATCCCACCGGGCTACCCACCGAAACGGGAGTAGCCGGCGAGTTGGAAGTGTCCGGTCCGCAGGTGGTCTCGGGGTACTGGCAGAACCCGGAGGCGTCGGCGTCGACGATGCCCGAAGGTCGCCTGCACACCGGGGACGTAGCGATCATCGACGAACAGGGCTGGGTCTATCTCGTCGACCGACTCAAGGACCAGATCAACGTCTCCGGATACAAGGTCTGGCCCCGAGAAGTCGAGGACGCCCTCTACGAACACCCGATGGTGTTCGAGGCAGCCGTGGTCGGTCGTCCCGACACCTATCAAGGGGAATCGGTGGTCGCGTACGTGTCGGTCCGCAGTGGTCCGGCCGTGACCACGGACGAGCTGATGGCCTTCGCGCGCGATCGGCTCGCTGCCTACAAACGTCCGAAAGAAATCCACATCATCGACGAGCTGCCCAAGACGCAGACCGGGAAGATTCGTCGCGCAGCACTCAAACCTGTTTCAGCACAGACTCACTCGAGCGAAAGTGGCACCCCATGA
- a CDS encoding TetR/AcrR family transcriptional regulator, whose protein sequence is MTATSTWRTYEGSNLSPALSSALKTFVEQGYHGTSVRQIAAEAGLSVPGLYHHFPSKQALLVGIMDAAMDELLERTRSAEAGAGTSPSDRFDAVVESLLLFHIHRRDAAFVCSTEIRSLDPGNRSAYIAKRDEEQRLLDAIVAAGVDAGLFDTPHPRDASRAVTTMCVGVATWYRPDGPSTPSELVAVYLDIARRTVGATTGGHR, encoded by the coding sequence ATGACCGCGACATCCACCTGGCGAACGTACGAGGGCTCGAACCTCTCCCCTGCCTTGTCGTCGGCGTTGAAGACGTTCGTGGAACAGGGCTACCACGGAACATCGGTGCGGCAGATCGCAGCAGAAGCCGGACTGTCGGTTCCCGGGCTCTACCACCACTTTCCGTCGAAGCAGGCTCTTCTGGTGGGCATCATGGACGCGGCGATGGACGAGCTGTTGGAACGAACTCGATCGGCCGAGGCCGGTGCCGGTACGTCGCCGAGTGACCGTTTCGACGCCGTCGTCGAATCGCTACTGCTGTTCCACATTCACAGGCGCGACGCCGCATTCGTGTGCTCGACGGAAATCCGCAGCCTGGATCCCGGGAACCGCTCCGCCTACATTGCCAAACGGGACGAGGAGCAGCGACTGCTCGACGCGATCGTCGCCGCCGGTGTCGATGCGGGCCTGTTCGACACACCGCACCCGAGGGACGCCAGTCGAGCCGTGACGACGATGTGTGTCGGCGTAGCGACGTGGTATCGACCGGACGGGCCGTCGACTCCGAGCGAGCTGGTGGCGGTCTATCTCGACATCGCCCGTCGCACGGTGGGTGCCACGACCGGCGGGCACCGATAG